The window AGACAGTTTGTTAAGTTAATATCTTGACAAGATATTTTCAATATCTTCAGGTGCTAATTTTCCATAGACAGTGTTATCAATTACAACAACAGGTGCAAGTCCACAAGCTCCTAAGCATCTTGTTGCTTCAATAGAGAATTTCCCATCTTCAGTTGTGCCACCAACGTCAATCTTTAAAAGCTCTTTTAATTTATCCAAAATTTTATCTGCACCTTTTACATAGCAAGCAGTTCCCATGCACACACTAATCTTATGATCCCCTGTTGGTTTTAAAGTAAACCTGGTATAAAATGTCGCAACACCATAAACCTCTGACATCGGAATGTTTAAACCTTCTGCAATTCTCTTTTGTACCTCGTATGGCAAGTATCCAAATAGTTCTTGTGCCTCATGCAAAACAGGAATTAGAGCACCTCTTCTTGATTTGTTTTTTTCAATAATCTCATCAAGTTTTTTGAAGTTTTCCTCGGTCAGATTTTTGCCTTGGCAACAAGACATTAATAAGCATCCCCCTTCTATTGTTAGAAATTTAACATATTCATTTAAAATCACTGCTAATATTGTAACATACAATGGGGTATAAATGAAGTATAAATTTTGGAGAATTTATTCGAAAAATATTGTATACAGTATATCACTTTCAATAAAAAACTCTCTTTCATTGATATCCCCCAGATGATGTGCATCAGAAGAGTGCAAAAAAATGTACCTGCTATTATTATGAAGCAAGAACTTTGAAAATTCAAATTCGCTAACTTTTGAGACTTCAAAAATTGACACATCTTTTAGCTCATCTGGCAATGTTCCTAATCTTCCTATTATTCCATAGGATTGTCGATTGATATGAGCTGGAACAAAAACTGCATTGTAAAACTTTGAGATATCATAAACTTGAGATATACTTAAACTCAGTGGTTGGAGCAGGAGTTTTTTGTAGTTTCCAACAATATTGTCTTCCTGGTCCACCAAAAACTGATTTCCATATATGTCCTCTCTCAAGGGTATGTTTGGCAGGTTTTCTTCAATAATCTTTTGAAACTCTTCAACTACAGAGAAGTCTCTAAAATATAAAAGAACATGGATCTCTTCACAAGTTTCTACTTCAACACCTGGGATAAATAAAATATCAAGACGTTTTGCAACTTCTGAGAACTCCTTCAAATTTAATGTAGAATTGTGGTCTGTTACGGAAATTACGTCAAGCCCTTTTATCTTCGCCATGTTTATTATATTGTTCGGTGTCATGTCATTATCAGCACAAGGCGAAAGCAAAGAGTGAATGTGCAGGTCATAGTAGAGTTTCATTTTGATCTTCCTTTTCTTGAAGAATCAATAATTTTGCAGTCTCAAAATGAGAAAGCTCGGTTGTGAAAACAGGAATGTTTTCCTGCTTAGATTTTTGAAGCATATTTGTATCTGGCTTTACACCTTCTGTCAAAATAATAGCTTTCACATCTCTCAAAGTTGCAACTGCAATGACATTTACATTATTTTGAATTGTAATCCAAATGCTATTGTCTTTGATATGTGAGAGTGCAAAACTCAAAACATCTCCAATGTATACATTTTCGTATACGTCGTCTTTAATAACATCATTAACAAGGTCAAAATATTTTCTTAGGTGCGAAATTCTCGGCATTTAATCTTCATCCCTTTCAAGTGAGGGTGGAATTTTATTCGAAAGTTCAACCATTTTTTTTGCAAGCTCTTTGATATTTTCACGCAGGATAAAGATACAATCTGTATCGTTTGCCAAACCTCTGACTATATCCTCTGCAAGGGTTTTGCATGTTGGAGAACCGCACGCACCACAATCAAGACCAGGCAAAATCTTTAGTATCTCGTTTACTCTCTCATACTTTTTCATAGCCTCTTCAATATCAGAGTCAAGTTCTAATACAGGATTTACCTCCAACTCTTTTTTGAACAAAAGGTCTTCCATTTTTATTCCAAGGCTATTAATAATTTGATTTGTAGTCTCTTCTAAGACTTGTGAACTGGTTGCCAGTTTAGAAGACCATTTTTTTATTCTGTTTTTTGCGACATATGGGTTTTCTATTGTCAAAGGCCCACCAACACAACCTCCACTGCATGCAAGCCCTTCGAAATAAACAATATTATTCAATCTACCATTCTCAATTTCTTCCAACACCTTTATCACATTATGAATTCCATCCACATTTACATACTCATCAATTCCAAGAGCTAAACTCTCTCCACCAGATGCCGCCCATCCAATTCCTTTGCCAGATGATATAGAAAGAGGTTTTACATCTTTTATACTTCTTAACTTACTTCTAACAAGCCCATAAATATCCTTGATGGCTATCACTCCATCTACATATGATCTTTCAAACCCAAGAGGTAGTTTCACATAAGTCATCTTTGCTGCACAAGGTGAAATGAAAAATGCACCTATTTTATTTATCTCAATGCCTTTTTGCTTATTTATTTTCTTTTTTGCAAGATACGCAGCAAGTTCCATTGGAGAAGCGAGGGGAAGTATATTGTCAATCAAATCAGGAAATTTTGTCTGGATAAGCCTTACCACTGCTGGGCAAGCAGAAGAGATTATAGGTATTTTATCTCTACGTTGTAAGATAAACTGCTTAGTAAATTCTGTGACAATCTCCGCTGCCTTTGCAACCTCAAATATATCATCAAATCCTATCTCTAATAAAGCTTGCAAAAGTTTGTTAATGTCATCTGTTTCAAACTGAGCGTAAAATGAAGGAGCAGGTAATGCAACCTTGTATTCATACTTTTGGATATCATCTAAACTATTTGTCACAGCATATTTTGCATGATATGGGCATGTTCGTATACACTCACCGCAGTCTATACATCTTTGGTCAATAATTCTTGCCTTTGAATTTCTTACCCTTATCGCTTCTGTTGGACATTTTTTAATACAATTTGTACATCCTCTACACTTTTCTCTGTCAAGCATTATTGAATGCAGATTAAAAGGCATTTTAAAATTCACTTCCTTAAGGGAATTTAATAAAGTTTAAATTATTTATTGAGCACAACCATATACACCCTTGTTCCACTGCCTTTTTGTGACTCAATTTCAAAATAATCAGAATATTTCTTCATATTAGGAAGACCCATACCTGCACCAAATCCCAAGTTTCTTATTTCTTCAGGTGCAGTAGAGTATCCTTCCATCATTGCAAGTTCAATATTCTCAATTCCTGGTCCTCTGTCTTCAGCAATTATTTCAATCTTGTCTTTTGAAATTATTGCCTTTAACACCCCACCAACAGAATGTATGACAATATTCATTTCTGCTTCATACGACACAATGGCCACCTTTTTTAATATTTCAGGTTTTACACCCAACTTTTTTAATGTATCTTTAATCTTACTTGAAGCTTCACCTGCTAATACAAAATCACCAGCTTTAATGTCAAATTCCATTGTAAGCGGCATCTTTTCAGCACCCTTCTTTGCCAAGCCCATTTTCATAGAGTATTCCACATGCCTGAAACATTGGAAAGTCTGTAGAGTAAAGAGCTATGCATTTTTCTCTTGCCAACTTCACCATCTCTTCTGAGGGTTGCTTTCCACGAACAATTATAACAGCCTTTATATCCATCATTTCAGCTGTACGAATAACTTGAGGATTGACAAGACCAGTAAGGAGAATAACCTTTTCTTTTACAAATGCTAAAACATCACTCATCAGATCAGAACCACAGGCATTCAAAAACTCTTCCTCAGAAAGCTCTTGAGGTTCAAAAAAAACCTTGCATCTCAAGAGCTCTTTTATCTTAGATAATTTCATAAGCCAAAAACCTCCATTTTGATTTATTTATTTTTATTTGCCAACTCTTCAAAAGCTTCACTGACAATTTCTTGGATTTCGTTATCATTTAAAATGTTTTGTGGAAATTCCTCTTGTTTAATGTAAAGTAAATACTCAATATTACCTTCTGGACCTTTTACAGGAGAGTATGTCAATCCTTTTATACTAAGACCTAAGGAAAAATAACAACTAACAACCTTTTTAATCACATTAACATGGGTTTGGCTTGATCTAACAACTCCTTTCTTTCCAACCTCCTCTCTTCCAGCTTCAAATTGGGGTTTTATTAGCAAAATACCTTCAGTACCTTCTTCCATAAACTCTTTTATTTTATGTGAAATAAGCGTCAATGAGATGAATGAAACATCACATACAACTATATCAATTCTATCAGGTATCTTTTCTCTCTCAAAATACCTAAAATTTGTCTTCTCAAAATTGACAACTCTTGGATCTTCTCTTAGCTTCCATGCAAGCTGGCCATAGCCAACATCAACACAGTAGACCTTCTTTGCACCATGCTGCAGAAGACAATCTGTAAACCCCCCAGTTGAAACGCCCACATCTAACGCAATCTTATGAGCAACATCTATCTTAAAAAAATTCAATGCTTTTTCAAGTTTAAACCCGCCTCTGCTCACATACTTAAGAGGTTCTTTTACCACAATTTGAGCATTACAATCAATCAGTTCCCCTGCCTTTTCAACCTTTTGGTTATCTACGTATACATTTCCACTTAAGATAAGCGCTTTTGCTTTTTCACGAGACTCTGCAAAACCTTTTTCAACAAGCAAGATATCTGCCCTCTTTTTCAATTTTTTATCAACTCCATAATTACATTTTTCAAACTTTTTCTATCTAAACCTAATAAAGAATAAAGCTCCCCAATTGATCCATGTTGAATAAACTTATCGGGAAGACCAATATGTTTTATTAGATTTGAGCTATTCTTTTCAGCAATGATACCTTTTATCTTTTCCCCAAGACCACCAATAATAGTATTGTCCTCTACAACCAAAATCTTTTTATGTGTCTTTATTATCGTCTCTATAAGTTCAATATCTAAAGGTTTTAAAAATCTTACATTTATCAATGTTGCATTTAAATTATTTTCACAAATAATATCATACAACATTGAGACATGTCTTCCAACAGCAAAAATAGCCAAATCCCGGCCTTGTGCCAAAATCTCAGATTTTCCAAATAAAATTGGTTCATAAATGCCAATGGTTTTGGTTGTTCCTCTTGGATATCTTATTGCAAGAGGTCCTCTATCATACACTGCTGCAAATTCTAACATCATTTCAAACTCTTTTGTATCTTTTGGAGCCATTACAGTCAAATTAGGTATTAATGTAAGATAAGATATATCAAAGCTGCCATGATGAGTCTCCCCGTCTTCACCAACAAGCCCCGCCCTATCTATACAAAATACCACATTAAGGTTCTGTATACACACATCATGAATTATCTGGTCAAACGCACGCTGTAAAAAAGTAGAATATATAGCAATAAACGGTTTTAGGCCTTCTTTTGCAAGTGCTGCAGCAAAAGTTACAGCATGCTCTTCTGCAATCCCGACATCGAAAAATCTTTCAGGATATATTTTTCCAAAGCGACTCAAACCAGTTCCATCAGGCATAGCAGCTGTTATCGCTACAATTCTTTGGTCATTTTTTGCAAGTTCGCAAAGCTTATCTCCTAATACCTCAGAAAAACTTTTAGAATTTGTGTCTGTCAAGTGATTTCCTGTCTCTACGTCAAATGGTGGAACACCATGATATTTTTCTGGAAACTTTTCAGCATGCTCATAACCCTTACCTTTTTGAGTTACAACATGAACTAATACAGGCCTTGTCAAATTTTTAACGTTTTCAAATACCTCACACATCTTTTTTATGTCATGTCCATCAATAGGCCCGTAGTACTCAAAGCCAAGGGCTTCAAAAAGTGTGCCAGGAAAAAGTATATATTTAAGACCACCTTTTAACTTTTTTATCAAATAATTAAGCTTTTCTCCTACTAATGGAATTTTTGCAACGAACTCATCAGTAACCTTTTTCAATTTAAAATATTTAGGTTGTGTTCTAACTTGTGACAAATACTTAGCAATTGCACCAACATTTTTCGAGATTGACATTTCGTTGTCGTTCAATATTACAAGAAGTTTTCCATTATACCTTCCTGCATTGTTAAGGCCTTCATAGGCAAGTCCACCTGTCAAAGCACCGTCTCCTACTACAGCAATTACATTATAATCTTTATGATTTAAGTCACGAGCAATAGCAAATCCGAGCGCCACTGAGATGGATGTTGAACTGTGTCCTGTGTCAAATGAGTCATAGATACTTTCTTTTGTCTTCGGAAAGCCGCTCAAACCACCTAACTTTCGCAAAGTAGCAAACTTTTCTTTCCTTCCTGTCAGAATTTTATACACATAGCATTGGTGACCTACATCCCACACAATTTTGTCATGGGGGGGATTGAATGTATAAAGTAGTGCCAGCGTCAGTTCTACAACACCCAAATTTGCTGCCAAGTGTCCACCAGTATTTGCAATATTATATAATAAAAACTTTCTAATCTCTTCAGATAAAGAGTATAGCTCTGATATACTGAGTTTTTTTATATCTTCAGGGTAGTTTACTTTTTCTAATATACCCAAACCTTCTCACTTCCCACTTCTATGTCTTTATAAATATGCTGAGGATCTTCCCGCTTATTTTAACTATATCATGACTTTTTTTAATTGCAAAATACTTGCCTATTGCTTTACCTGAAATGGTCACAGCAGCAACAGTTGCTGTTAAAAGCAAAGATAGAAACACAATATCAGCATTACTATTTTTTGAAATATAGAAAATGATACTTGCTGAGAGCGAACCGCTCAATATTCCACATATATCTCCTATTACATCATTGCAAATTGAAGAAACTCTACTTGCATTTTTAATAAGCCAAATACTATTTTTTGCACCTTTCACCTTTTTAGCAGCCATCGCATGAAAAGGAACCTCGTCAGCAGCTGTAGTTGCTATTCCTATTATATCAAATAAGATTCCGATTAAGATTATCAACAACAAAAGTATGAATGATATAGTAATTGGCAATTTCTTAGACACAATACTTGAAATGTAATTTAAAGACGCAGATAACAAATAAGATAATATAAACAAAAAAGCGACCCACCTAAAATAATTTGACTTTTTGTTTTGTGATTTTTTACTCCCCATTTTCCCTCTCCACTAATTGTAATAACTTCCATTTTACCTACCCTTAAAATATACAAATTTATGGGATAGGGTGATTTTACGAAGGGTAAATTTTGCGGCTTAAGGTCTGGTAGGATTTCCCCCAAACTTACCTCCCGTCGCCAGGAGGCGGTTTCCCTTTAAAAGTTTGGGTGTGCGGTTGCCCAACACACAACCAGATCGCCACTTAGTCCGCACTTTAATCCCCTTCGTAAAGCCGAGAAATCGGCACAGCCTAGGAGCTTTCCTCGACAGAGGGCATGCTTTCTAGCCTCTTTTGCGAAATAGATTTCAGGCCTCAAGACTCCTCTAAAAACGGGCCCTATTTTTAGAGGAGCCACAAATTCGGCCATCCGTCTATTTCGCTCAAGGCAGGCTACACTACCCCAAGCACATCTACTCATCGTAGATGTACCTGGCGGTAGGTTTTACTAACGCACAAAAAGAACTAAAAAGAGAGCTTTTTGTGCGTTAGCCTCCGCGGGAAAAGGGTTCCATCCTGCATGCCATTGCAGGACTCCCTTATCCCTTACTCCCAGCTTCAACCCCTGACTGGGCGTCAGAAGCCGAAACCAGGAACTTCATCGGTGTGCCCTTTGGCGGATTTTTAGGCCCGCCTTCGAAAGCAGCCACTCTGACTAGGATACTGCATCACCCTATCCCATCTTATAGCCTTTTTTATTCAATTTTCAGAATAATATTATACCACAGCTTCTTTTGGGTTTCAAACCAACAATGTAGCAAGTACAATTCCAAGAAGCGCTCCTACAAACACTTCTGTTGGTTTGTGGCCTATTAACTCTTTCAATTTATGCTGTGGCTTGTAATGTGGAGAAAAGTACATCTCAATCAGTTCGTTCAATGTCTGTGCTTGTTTACCAGCCTCTCTTCTCACGCCTGCTGCGTCATACATAACAATCAATGTAAATGTCAGCGAAATAGCAAAATTTGTCGAGTTAAAACCATCAATAAGCCCCACTGCAGTTGAAAGACCACATGCAAATGCTGAATGTGAGCTTGGCATTCCACCTGAGCTAATAAACTTTTTAAAATCAATCTTTTGTGTCATGACAAAGGTTATTATTATTTTTAAAAACTGAGCCACAAACCAACTCATCACACCTACCTGCAAAGCCTTGTTTGTAATTATCTCATATACAACCTGTTTCATCTTCCCCCTCAACCAATTTTCTTAAGATTTGCATACGATAAAAGTAATCTTTTCTGTCCATACTTTTCAAAGTCTACTAGTACCTCATTCAAGTCTTCTGACAAAGATAATATCTTCCCAATCCCAAATTTATTATGCTGGATTATGTCGCCAACAGCTAAAGTAGTTTTTGTGCTATTTTGTTGACTTTTATTGAGCTGTGTATCAAAAGAATTTACATTTCTTAACGGTGTATAAATCTGCTGAATATACTTGGCTGGAATCTCGTCAACAAAACATGACCTTTGCCTTGACGAAAATCGGCCAAAAACCCTTCTGTTGTTTGCATAAGTTAACACCAAAAACTTTTTTGCTCTTGTTATTGCAACGTAACAAAGCCTTCTTTCTTCTTCAAGTTCTTCTTCCATCTCAATTGTATCTTCTGCTCTCAAAAGAGGAAATAATCCTTCTTCAAGACCAGTTAAGAAGACCACATCAAACTCAAGACCTTTTGCTGCATGGACTGTCATTAACATGACTTTATCTTCTTTTTGAGCATCATCTTCTTCAAAGCTCAGAGCAATAGAGTTTAAAAAGTTCTGCAAGCTCTTATCTTCATTTTCTTCCTCAAACATAGCAGCTGCACTGATTAGCTGCTCTAAATTCTTTGCTCTTTGGAAATCTTCTTCATTCTTGCTTGAAAGCAAGGTCTCCATATACTTTGTTTTATCAAGTACAAGCTTTATGACCTCAACCACTGACTTTGTCTCAGCCTCAGTTCTAATATCCTCTAAAAGTGAAACAAATTCGTTTAATTTGAAATACGTTCGTCTGTCAAATTCCAAAACTCCTCTTTCTTTTAATAAGCTATAAGCAGAAATTCCATACTCGTCACTTAAAACCTTTATCTTCTCAACTGTACTGGGACCTATTCCCCTTTTTGGAACATTTATAACTCTAAACAAACTTAAATTGTCATGCGGATTGACTATAAGTCTCAAATATGCCAGTATATCCTTTACCTCTTTCCTTTCGAAAAACCGCAAACTTCCAACAACCTTGTAAGGTATAGCATGAGCTGAAAGAGCATTTTCAAAGTTTAATGACTGAGCATTTGTTCTATAAAGAACCCCTATCTCAGACGGTTTTATCCCGCTCTGTATAAGATTTTTTATGGACATTGAGACAAAATTTGCCTCGTCAACTTCATCAAATGCCGGGTAAAGATAAATTTTTTCGCCTTCACTGTTCTCTGTCCAGAGTCTTTTTGGTTTTCGGTGAATATTGTTTTTTATAACTTCATTTGCGGCAGACAAGATTGTCTTGGTAGAACGATAATTTTTCTCAAGTTTTATCACTTTTGCATCGTTGAATACCTTCTCAAACTCTAAAATATTTCTTACATTTGCCCCTCTGAAACTGTAAATGCTCTGGTCATCATCACCTACAACACAGATATTTCTGTGTTTTTGTGCAAGCAAATAAATTAAATAAAACTGTGCATAGTTTGTATCTTGATATTCATCAACTAAGATATACCTAAACTTTTGCTGATACTTTTCCAAGATGTCTGGGTTTGTTCTAAAAAGCATTATTGTGTAGTACAAAAGGTCATCAAAATCAAATGCATTATACTCCTTCAATAGTTTATTATAGAGTTTGTAAATTTCAGCAACTCTGGGATCAGTCTTTCCTTCTTTGTAAATATCTGATGGAGATATTAGCATATTCTTGAAATTACTAATCTGTCTAGAGACATACCTAAGTTCAAGTCTATCTTCGTCTATATTTAGCCTCTCAAAACACTCTTTTAATAGCTGATGTCTATCCTGCATATCGAATATGATAAAGTTATTGGAAAATCCTATATTATGTGCTTCCATTCTAAGTATCCTCGCACATGCAGAGTGAAAGGTGGACACCCACATCTCTGAGAAAGACTCTACACTCACAAGTCTCTTTATACGTTCTTTCATCTCATCAGCTGCTTTGTTAGTAAATGTTATAGCCAGTATATTGCTTGGTTTTGCCAATCCCATATTCAATATATATGCAATTCTGTATGTGATCACCCTTGTTTTTCCGGAACCTGCCCCAGCCAATACTAAAAGCGGTCCTTCTGTCGAAAGAACCGCCTCTAATTGCTGTTGATTTAACTCTTTCAACCACTCCATTTTATCTACTACTCCCTCAGACCAATATTGTAATTTTTTAGCTCATTTAAGATTTTTTCTTGAAGTGGTAGGATGTCGTCATCCGACAACGTCTTTTCTTTTGACCTGAACACTGCTTTGTATGCATAGCTCTTGAATCCTTCCTTAATTTGTTGACCTTTATATACATCAAACAGATAAAAATCTTCTAAAATCTCTGATGCATACTTTTTAAATACTCCTTCAATCACCCTGCTTTCAATCTCATCAGGTACCAAAAACGCATAGTCTCTTTCAATAGCAGGATACTTGGGAAGAGGCACATATTTCTTCTCCTTCTTTTCAACTTCTAAAAGCGCGTCAATGTACACCTCAGCATATATCGCTCTTGCTTGAATGTCAAAGCTGCTCAAAATATCAGGATGAATTTCACCAATATATCCTACTAAGGTATCTTTTGATACAATCTTAGCAGACCTTGTTGGATGCAAATTCAAATTTGTGTGATCAGAGGAAAAATCTATATCTTTAATTCTTAGCATATCAAAAAGGTTTTCTAAGATTCCTTTTACAAAGTAGAAGTCCTGTCCAACATTTCCCAATGCTAATACAAGTCTTTCATCTGGGAGTTTATTATTTGACTTTTTGAACACAGTCGCAAGCTCAAATATTTTAATATCTTTGATATTTCGTGAAAGATTTAAATAAAGAGTTTTGAGGATCGAACTCAGAAGCTGCATCCTCATAATTGAAAAATCTTCTCCAAGCGGATTCAAAATCTTCACAGCATCATCCAATCTGTACCCTTTTAAAATCTCATATACTTTCGGTGATTCAAAGGAATATGAGTAAATCTCATAATAACCACTATTTGCAAGAAAACTTCTGATCTCATTGACCATTTTTTGTTTTTTAGTAAGCCCTGAAGAGACAGCATTCCCCATATAAACCCTTGAAGGAATCTTGTCATAGCCATAGATTCTTATTACCTCTTCAGATATGTCTGCCATATCAGTGACGTCAACTCTAAATGGTGGAATTATAAAAACTTCTTTTTCCCTGTCATAAGAAATCTCAAGTCTATCTAAGATTTCAATAATCTCATCCTGCGGGATACTTACTCCAAGTAACTTCTCTATATACGAAAAGTCAGCTTTGACTGTGACTTGTTGCTGAACATCTAAATAAGTGTCTATGCTTCCTCTTACAACCTCACCTGCACCTATTTCTTCAATAAGTGCACACGCCCTCTGCATTGCAATCTCTGCAAAGTAAGGACTCAGACCCTTTTCAAACCTATTTGAAGCTTCTGTCCTAAGCCCTAAATATCTTGAGGTCCTTCGCACCATTGCAGGATTGAATGTAGCAGCCTCAAGAAGCACTGTCTTGGTATTTTCGTCAACCTCTGTTTCCAAACCACCCATCACCCCAGCTACCGCAATCGCTCTGTCCTCATCCGCAATAACTATGTCTACAGGTCTTAAAGTTCTTTTTACACCGTCAAGTGTAATAATCTCTTCACCATCATTTGCAAGTCTTACAAATACATTCCTTCCATGAATTTTGTTAAGGTCAAATGCGTGAAGAGGCTGTCCTATCTCAAGCATAACATAATTTGTAACGTCTACAATATTGTTTATTGGACGAATACCACAGGCTATAAGTCTTTTTCTAAGCCACTGCGGAGATGGTTCAATTTTGACATTTTTTATCACTTTGCCAATATACCTTCTGCAAATATTTTTATCTTGAATCTCAATTTTATCAAGATAATTCTCAATCCTGTCTTCAGATTCTTTATAGACCAAGTTTGGGAATTTCAAATTTGTCTTCAAAACTGCAGCAATCTCCCTTGCCAAACCCACAACGCTCAAACAATCAGGTCTATTAGAGGTTATTTCAAAGTCTATGATTATATCGTCTATTCCTAAAGCTTCTTTAATATCAGTACCAAGTTTTCCATCATCCATGCCTTCAAGAATAAAAATACCATTTTCATCGGCATAGGGAAACTCGGCACTTGTTAGCCCAAGTTCATCTAGGGAACAAAGCATGCCTTCTGAAACAACACCCTTAAATTCTAATTTGTTAATTACTTTGCCATTTGCGAGAGTTGCACCAACTTTTGCAACAGGAACAAAAGCACCTCTGTAGACATTTTTAGCAGCTGTGATAATTGTCAAAATCTCATCTTTAACATCAACCTTGCAAATAGACAAGTTAGGATTCTCAGGGTGCAAAGATATTTCTAATACTTTGCCTACAACCACATTTTTGACAAAATAAAGTCTTCTCTCATACCCTTCAACTTTTGTACCAGTCATTGTAAGTTTCTCGACAAGTTTATCTACTCCACAGTTTATATCCACAAGGCTTTTTAGCCACTCAAGAGATACCTTCAAAACTCTTCACTCCTTTGGTAACTTATTATACTCTTATCTAAATTGTCTCAAAAATCTAAGGTCGTTTTCGTAAAAAAGTCTAATATCCTCAATCTCGTACTTCAAAAGTGCTATTCTTTCAACCCCCATACCAAATGCAAACCCTGTGTATTCATCCGGGTCAATCCCACAATTTGCTAAAACCTTTCTGTGTACCATCCCTGCTCCTAAGATCTCAATCCATCCTTCTCCTTTGCATGTCCTGCAACCTTTTCCACTACAAAAAATACAAGAGATATCAACTTCAGCCGAAGGTTCTGTAAATGGAAAATAATGAGGTCTAAATCTTATTCTTGTCTCTTCACCAAAAAATCTCTTTGCAAAAACCTCAAGCGTTCCCTTCAAATCAGCCATTGTAACCCCTTTGTCTACAAAAAGTCCTTCTATTTGATGGAATATAGGTGAGTGCGTTGCGTCAACCTCATCAGATCTGTAAACCCTTCCAGGGGAAATTATCTTAATTGGAGGTCTTTTACTTTTCATAACTCGAATCTGAACAGGTGAGGTATGTGTTCTCAGTAAAACATCATCTGAGATATAAAAAGTATCCTGAGTGTCACGTGCTGGATGGTCAGCAGGAATATTTAAAGCTTCAAAGTTATAATAGTCAAGCTCTACCTCAGGTCCTTCAGCAATCTCATATCCCATGTTCAAAAATATCTCGCTAATCTCTTTTTGTACTTGAGATAGTATATGGATTGCTCCTATTTCTACTCTTTTTCCGGGAATTGTTACATCAATTCTCTCCTTTTGTATTCTTCTTTGCTTTTCCTCTCCCTCAAATTTTT is drawn from Caldicellulosiruptor naganoensis and contains these coding sequences:
- the dxs gene encoding 1-deoxy-D-xylulose-5-phosphate synthase, producing the protein MGILEKVNYPEDIKKLSISELYSLSEEIRKFLLYNIANTGGHLAANLGVVELTLALLYTFNPPHDKIVWDVGHQCYVYKILTGRKEKFATLRKLGGLSGFPKTKESIYDSFDTGHSSTSISVALGFAIARDLNHKDYNVIAVVGDGALTGGLAYEGLNNAGRYNGKLLVILNDNEMSISKNVGAIAKYLSQVRTQPKYFKLKKVTDEFVAKIPLVGEKLNYLIKKLKGGLKYILFPGTLFEALGFEYYGPIDGHDIKKMCEVFENVKNLTRPVLVHVVTQKGKGYEHAEKFPEKYHGVPPFDVETGNHLTDTNSKSFSEVLGDKLCELAKNDQRIVAITAAMPDGTGLSRFGKIYPERFFDVGIAEEHAVTFAAALAKEGLKPFIAIYSTFLQRAFDQIIHDVCIQNLNVVFCIDRAGLVGEDGETHHGSFDISYLTLIPNLTVMAPKDTKEFEMMLEFAAVYDRGPLAIRYPRGTTKTIGIYEPILFGKSEILAQGRDLAIFAVGRHVSMLYDIICENNLNATLINVRFLKPLDIELIETIIKTHKKILVVEDNTIIGGLGEKIKGIIAEKNSSNLIKHIGLPDKFIQHGSIGELYSLLGLDRKSLKNVIMELIKN
- a CDS encoding divergent PAP2 family protein, giving the protein MKQVVYEIITNKALQVGVMSWFVAQFLKIIITFVMTQKIDFKKFISSGGMPSSHSAFACGLSTAVGLIDGFNSTNFAISLTFTLIVMYDAAGVRREAGKQAQTLNELIEMYFSPHYKPQHKLKELIGHKPTEVFVGALLGIVLATLLV
- a CDS encoding ATP-dependent helicase, with the translated sequence MEWLKELNQQQLEAVLSTEGPLLVLAGAGSGKTRVITYRIAYILNMGLAKPSNILAITFTNKAADEMKERIKRLVSVESFSEMWVSTFHSACARILRMEAHNIGFSNNFIIFDMQDRHQLLKECFERLNIDEDRLELRYVSRQISNFKNMLISPSDIYKEGKTDPRVAEIYKLYNKLLKEYNAFDFDDLLYYTIMLFRTNPDILEKYQQKFRYILVDEYQDTNYAQFYLIYLLAQKHRNICVVGDDDQSIYSFRGANVRNILEFEKVFNDAKVIKLEKNYRSTKTILSAANEVIKNNIHRKPKRLWTENSEGEKIYLYPAFDEVDEANFVSMSIKNLIQSGIKPSEIGVLYRTNAQSLNFENALSAHAIPYKVVGSLRFFERKEVKDILAYLRLIVNPHDNLSLFRVINVPKRGIGPSTVEKIKVLSDEYGISAYSLLKERGVLEFDRRTYFKLNEFVSLLEDIRTEAETKSVVEVIKLVLDKTKYMETLLSSKNEEDFQRAKNLEQLISAAAMFEEENEDKSLQNFLNSIALSFEEDDAQKEDKVMLMTVHAAKGLEFDVVFLTGLEEGLFPLLRAEDTIEMEEELEEERRLCYVAITRAKKFLVLTYANNRRVFGRFSSRQRSCFVDEIPAKYIQQIYTPLRNVNSFDTQLNKSQQNSTKTTLAVGDIIQHNKFGIGKILSLSEDLNEVLVDFEKYGQKRLLLSYANLKKIG
- the pheT gene encoding phenylalanine--tRNA ligase subunit beta translates to MKVSLEWLKSLVDINCGVDKLVEKLTMTGTKVEGYERRLYFVKNVVVGKVLEISLHPENPNLSICKVDVKDEILTIITAAKNVYRGAFVPVAKVGATLANGKVINKLEFKGVVSEGMLCSLDELGLTSAEFPYADENGIFILEGMDDGKLGTDIKEALGIDDIIIDFEITSNRPDCLSVVGLAREIAAVLKTNLKFPNLVYKESEDRIENYLDKIEIQDKNICRRYIGKVIKNVKIEPSPQWLRKRLIACGIRPINNIVDVTNYVMLEIGQPLHAFDLNKIHGRNVFVRLANDGEEIITLDGVKRTLRPVDIVIADEDRAIAVAGVMGGLETEVDENTKTVLLEAATFNPAMVRRTSRYLGLRTEASNRFEKGLSPYFAEIAMQRACALIEEIGAGEVVRGSIDTYLDVQQQVTVKADFSYIEKLLGVSIPQDEIIEILDRLEISYDREKEVFIIPPFRVDVTDMADISEEVIRIYGYDKIPSRVYMGNAVSSGLTKKQKMVNEIRSFLANSGYYEIYSYSFESPKVYEILKGYRLDDAVKILNPLGEDFSIMRMQLLSSILKTLYLNLSRNIKDIKIFELATVFKKSNNKLPDERLVLALGNVGQDFYFVKGILENLFDMLRIKDIDFSSDHTNLNLHPTRSAKIVSKDTLVGYIGEIHPDILSSFDIQARAIYAEVYIDALLEVEKKEKKYVPLPKYPAIERDYAFLVPDEIESRVIEGVFKKYASEILEDFYLFDVYKGQQIKEGFKSYAYKAVFRSKEKTLSDDDILPLQEKILNELKNYNIGLRE